From the Musa acuminata AAA Group cultivar baxijiao chromosome BXJ3-7, Cavendish_Baxijiao_AAA, whole genome shotgun sequence genome, one window contains:
- the LOC103992054 gene encoding serine/threonine-protein kinase STN7, chloroplastic, translating to MATAGPLRLGLDLSSSFLSAHRRLGHSGPPRQPSPVLPAGRRAASPARAVAHLHDLFVGVGVGLPCTVMECGDIIYRSTLPRSTGLTLTAPGVALALAAVSYLWATPGVAPGFFDMFVLAFVERIFRPTFRKDDFVLGKKLGEGAFGVVYKVSLAKPKHSIKEGDLVLKKATEYGAVEIWMNERARRACTSSCADFLYGFLESKSKGRGGGEYWLIWRFEGEDTLADLIQSKEFPYNVEAKILGEVQDLPKGLERENKIIQTIMRQLLFALDGLHSTGIVHRDIKPQNVIFSEGARTFKIIDLGAAADLRVGINYIPKEFLLDPRYAAPEQYIMSTQTPSAPSAPVATALSPVLWQLNLPDRFDIYSVGLIFLQMVFPSLRTDSSLIQFNRQLKRCGYDLNAWRNLVEPRAGLDLRKGFELLDLDGGIGWELLTSMVRYKARQRTSAKAALAHPYFNREGLLGLSLMQNLRLQQYRATQKDYSEAANWVIKLMAKSGTASEGGFTEAQLQELREREPKKGSPQRNVLASILRVQRKIIKTLNESMDELNRRRKSLWWSRWIPREE from the exons ATGGCCACCGCCGGCCCACTCCGCCTCGGCCTCGACCTttcctcctcctttctctctGCCCATAGGCGCCTCGGCCACAGCGGCCCGCCGAGGCAGCCTTCGCCTGTGTTGCCGGCCGGCCGGAGGGCGGCGTCGCCGGCGAGGGCGGTGGCGCATCTGCATGACCTCTTCGTCGGGGTGGGGGTGGGGCTCCCCTGCACCGTTATGGAGTGCGGCGACATCATCTACCGCAGTACCCTTCCCCGCTCCACCGGCCTCACCCTCACCGCCCCCGGcgtcgccctcgccctcgccgccgtCTCTTACCTCTGGGCCACCCCCGGCGTCGCCCCCGGCTTCTTTGACATGTTCGTCCTCGCCTTCGTCGAGCGCATCTTTCGCCCCACCTTCCGCAAG GATGATTTCGTTCTCGGAAAGAAGCTTGGCGAAGGCGCCTTTGGCGTCGTCTATAAGGTCTCCTTGGCGAAGCCCAAGCACTCGATCAAG GAAGGTGATTTGGTGTTAAAAAAGGCCACCGAGTATGGAGCAGTGGAGATATGGATGAATGAGCGCGCGCGGCGGGCCTGCACGAGTAGTTGTGCAGATTTCCTGTACGGCTTTCTTGAG AGCAAATccaaagggagaggaggaggcgAATACTGGCTGATTTGGCGTTTTGAGGGTGAAGATACGCTTGCGGATCTCATTCAAAGCAAAGAGTTTCCTTATAAT GTAGAGGCTAAGATTCTTGGAGAAGTTCAAGATTTGCCCAAAGGGTTAGAAAGAGAGAACAAAATCATTCAAACAATCATGAGGCAACTTTTATTTGCTTTAGATGGACTTCATTCAACTGGGATTGTCCACAGAGATATTAAGCCTCAAAATGTGATTTTCTCTGAAG GGGCTCGTACCTTCAAAATCATTGATCTAGGAGCTGCAGCAGATCTGCGAGTAGGCATAAATTACATCCCTAAGGAATTTCTTTTGGACCCACG GTATGCTGCTCCTGAGCAGTATATTATGAGTACACAAACACCATCTGCACCCTCAGCACCAGTAGCTACAGCATTATCTCCAGTCTTGTGGCAG tTGAATTTGCCTGACAGATTTGACATTTACAGTGTGGGCCTTATATTCCTGCAAATG GTATTTCCATCCCTACGAACTGACAGCAGTCTTATACAATTCAACCGTCAGCTGAAGAGGTGTGGCTATGACTTGAATGCTTGGAGAAATCTAGTGGAACCTCGTGCCGGCCTAGATCTCCGTAAAGGCTTTGAACTGTTAGATTTAGATGGGGGTATCGGCTGGGAGCTCCTCACATCCATGGTCCGTTACAAAGCACGACAAAGAACAAGTGCAAAGGCTGCCTTAGCTCATCCATACTTCAACCGTGAAGGTCTTCTTGGGCTGTCCCTAATGCAAAACTTGAGGCTTCAACAGTACCGTGCAACACAAAAGGATTACAGTGAAGCTGCCAATTGGGTCATTAAGCTTATGGCCAAGTCTGGGACAGCATCAGAAGGAGGCTTCACTGAAGCACAACTTCAGGAACTGAGA GAAAGGGAGCCAAAGAAGGGTAGTCCTCAGCGCAATGTACTTGCATCCATTCTTCGTGTGCAAAGGAAGATCATAAAAACTCTCAATGAGAGCATGGATGAGCTGAACAGACGAAGGAAAAGTCTGTGGTGGAGCCGCTGGATTCCCAGAGAGGAGTAA